In Candidatus Omnitrophota bacterium, one DNA window encodes the following:
- the nadD gene encoding nicotinate-nucleotide adenylyltransferase produces the protein MKKKIRIGILGGTFDPPHLGHIALAREAARQLELDKVIFIPALLPPHKTVKDNNPSLRYKMAALACRNNPLFEVSTIELDRNGISYSVDTLRELKKIYGASTRFFFLTGSDSLKELKTWKESKKLLKLTHFVVAKRPGFPMRGTKCGMIVLNAPLLDISSSAIRKRVKNSLPIKQLVPEAVRKFIKDKGLYK, from the coding sequence ATGAAGAAAAAAATACGCATAGGCATTCTGGGAGGGACGTTTGACCCGCCTCATCTGGGGCATATTGCATTGGCGAGGGAAGCAGCCCGCCAGCTTGAGCTGGACAAGGTCATATTTATACCCGCGCTTTTACCTCCCCATAAAACGGTAAAAGATAACAATCCCAGCCTTCGATATAAAATGGCCGCATTAGCGTGCCGGAACAATCCTTTATTTGAGGTCTCGACCATAGAATTAGACAGAAACGGCATCTCATATTCCGTCGATACATTGCGCGAGCTTAAAAAGATATACGGCGCGTCCACCCGGTTTTTCTTTCTAACGGGCTCTGATTCACTAAAAGAGCTAAAAACCTGGAAAGAGAGCAAAAAGTTACTGAAGCTTACACATTTTGTGGTGGCAAAGAGGCCGGGTTTTCCTATGCGCGGAACAAAGTGCGGTATGATAGTGCTAAATGCGCCGCTTTTAGATATATCTTCTTCCGCAATAAGAAAGCGCGTGAAGAACTCTCTTCCCATAAAGCAATTAGTTCCGGAAGCGGTCAGAAAATTTATTAAAGATAAAGGATTGTACAAATAG
- the rsfS gene encoding ribosome silencing factor: MTVTRNAALAKKAKDVVLLDLRKLPAISDYFILASGESTTQIEAIADNIEKELFLNHCRIWHREGSGDARWILLDYGDVVVHVFHSQTRDFYKLDKLWHDSPRRNLHPQ, encoded by the coding sequence ATCACAGTTACGCGAAACGCGGCTTTGGCTAAGAAGGCCAAAGATGTCGTGTTGCTGGATCTCAGGAAGTTGCCTGCTATCTCAGATTATTTTATATTGGCCAGCGGTGAGTCCACTACGCAGATAGAGGCTATAGCTGATAATATAGAGAAAGAGCTCTTCCTTAATCATTGCAGGATATGGCACAGAGAAGGCTCGGGCGATGCGCGCTGGATCTTGCTTGATTACGGCGATGTAGTGGTTCATGTCTTTCACAGCCAGACAAGAGACTTTTACAAGTTGGATAAACTCTGGCACGATTCGCCGCGCAGGAACCTTCACCCGCAATGA
- a CDS encoding glutamate-5-semialdehyde dehydrogenase: MELKKEILKMARTAKEAALILGDASSEEKNRAIRLMAKKIKLSASYILRENKKDVKAAEKKKMKPALIDRLALNAKRIQAMVSSLEEVARLDDVVGQIIQARRRPNGLLIAKVRVPIGVIGIIYEARPNVTADCVGLCIKSGNSVILKGGSEALNSNAAIFKCLRDALSGTSIPKEAVQLIISKDRNAVKELLKLNNYIDLIMPRGGEGLIKEVTENSRIPVIKHYKGVCHVYVDEDADLNMAHKIAMNAKVQRPGVCNAMETLLVHADVVARFLPGINRDLRIAGVEIRGCKKTQAILKGVKAATEDDWYEEYLDLILAVKVVEGLDEAIRHINKYGSGHSEAIVTDDYRNATEFLARVNSACVYVNASTRFTDGYEFGMGAEIGISTDKLHARGPMGLEELTTYKYIILGNGQVRA; this comes from the coding sequence ATGGAACTGAAAAAAGAGATCTTAAAGATGGCGAGGACCGCGAAAGAAGCCGCGCTTATACTGGGCGACGCTTCTTCCGAGGAGAAAAATCGCGCGATACGGCTTATGGCGAAGAAGATAAAACTCAGCGCCTCTTATATATTGCGCGAGAATAAAAAAGACGTAAAGGCCGCCGAAAAGAAAAAGATGAAACCGGCCCTCATAGACCGGCTTGCGCTTAACGCCAAACGGATACAGGCCATGGTCTCATCTTTAGAAGAGGTAGCCAGGCTGGATGATGTAGTCGGCCAGATAATACAGGCGAGAAGAAGGCCCAACGGCCTCTTGATCGCCAAAGTACGTGTTCCCATAGGAGTAATAGGCATAATATATGAAGCGCGGCCCAATGTTACGGCGGACTGCGTCGGCTTATGCATAAAATCCGGCAATAGCGTCATATTAAAGGGCGGAAGCGAGGCGCTTAATTCTAATGCCGCCATATTTAAATGCCTTAGGGATGCGCTCTCGGGTACATCCATACCGAAAGAGGCGGTTCAGCTTATCATTTCAAAAGATAGAAATGCCGTGAAAGAACTTTTGAAGCTAAATAATTACATAGACCTTATTATGCCAAGAGGCGGAGAAGGCCTTATAAAAGAAGTTACGGAAAATTCCAGGATTCCCGTTATAAAGCACTATAAAGGCGTATGCCATGTATATGTAGATGAAGACGCGGACCTCAATATGGCGCACAAGATAGCGATGAACGCCAAGGTCCAGAGGCCCGGAGTCTGCAATGCGATGGAAACGCTTTTGGTCCACGCGGATGTTGTCGCGCGTTTTCTGCCGGGCATAAACCGCGATTTAAGGATTGCCGGGGTGGAGATCAGAGGTTGCAAAAAGACACAGGCCATATTAAAGGGTGTAAAGGCCGCCACAGAAGACGATTGGTATGAAGAGTACCTCGATCTTATATTGGCCGTGAAAGTTGTGGAGGGCCTTGATGAAGCGATAAGGCACATCAATAAATACGGCTCAGGCCATTCGGAGGCGATCGTTACCGATGACTACCGAAATGCCACAGAGTTTTTGGCGCGCGTAAACTCGGCCTGCGTTTATGTCAATGCCTCTACCAGATTTACCGACGGTTATGAGTTTGGCATGGGCGCGGAAATAGGAATAAGCACGGACAAGCTGCATGCGCGCGGCCCGATGGGGCTGGAAGAGCTTACCACCTACAAATATATAATATTAGGAAACGGCCAAGTCAGAGCATAG
- a CDS encoding TIGR03936 family radical SAM-associated protein → MKYSAVIRFKKTGMMRYISHLDLLRLFQRASRRAGLPLFLTEGFNPHPKIKIEPALKLGLEADDLRAEITLTQYILPKDVSEKLGKELPRGIEITEVEGDKSRYEKRDNS, encoded by the coding sequence GTGAAGTATTCGGCGGTAATCAGGTTTAAAAAGACGGGCATGATGAGGTACATATCCCACCTTGACCTTCTGAGATTATTCCAGAGGGCCTCCAGGAGAGCGGGCCTGCCGCTTTTTCTTACGGAAGGCTTCAATCCGCATCCGAAAATAAAGATCGAGCCTGCGCTTAAGCTGGGGCTGGAAGCCGACGACCTGCGCGCGGAAATCACCCTCACGCAATATATTTTGCCTAAGGATGTATCCGAAAAGCTCGGGAAAGAGCTGCCGCGCGGTATAGAAATTACAGAAGTAGAAGGAGATAAATCCAGATATGAAAAAAGAGATAATAGTTAA
- a CDS encoding arginine--tRNA ligase — protein sequence MISAKFEKNLKDLITACIRDMEREGLVKLSLPNSAHIPDIELEGPRDKSHGDLSTNVALQLAKYAKKNPADYAALLSERINTSLKKSDLKDTIEKVESKPPGFINFWFSESHLLETLEYISLKKTRYGSIDLGRGMRVDIEFVSANPTGPLTIAHGRQAAFGDSLANILAFAGYRMTREYYVNDEGNQMNMLAQSIRARYLESYAITAEFPAEGYQGSYIKDIAAAIKEKYGTRFIKKESLEFFKDFGCKWLLADIKDDLGKFNVKFDVWYSQKKLGQSNRIKNAINFLSKKCLIYEKGGALWFKSTDLGDDKDRVIIKSTGEYTYLAPDIAYHVHKFKRGFERLIDIWGPDHHGYIPRMKAAVRAMGRKDECFYPLIIQLSTLYRNGKAVQMSTRSGEFMTLRELREEAGFDATRFFFLRRKRDSHLDFDMELAKKHSMDNPVYYIQYAHARISSLLEYKKTLRSAAKGPIDKEYLKGKDELDVIKTLGYFPLIIETCSKTLEVFPLLAYLEEVASSFHSYYNKHRIVTDDRRETRAKLFLCLAIQTVIANGLKLLGVTSPKSM from the coding sequence ATGATCTCAGCCAAGTTCGAAAAGAATCTTAAAGACTTAATTACCGCATGCATAAGGGATATGGAGCGCGAAGGGCTGGTTAAGCTCAGCCTTCCGAACAGCGCGCATATTCCAGATATCGAACTTGAAGGCCCGCGCGACAAGAGCCATGGAGACCTGTCCACAAACGTCGCATTGCAGCTGGCAAAGTACGCAAAGAAAAACCCCGCTGATTACGCCGCGCTTCTTTCCGAAAGAATAAACACATCCCTTAAAAAATCCGATTTGAAAGACACCATAGAGAAGGTGGAGTCAAAACCGCCTGGTTTTATAAATTTTTGGTTTTCCGAAAGTCATCTTTTAGAGACATTAGAATACATATCCCTAAAAAAGACGAGATACGGCAGTATCGACCTTGGCCGCGGGATGAGGGTAGATATCGAGTTCGTAAGCGCCAACCCGACAGGGCCCCTCACTATTGCGCACGGACGGCAGGCGGCATTCGGCGATAGCTTGGCCAATATACTGGCATTCGCCGGCTACAGGATGACCCGCGAATATTACGTAAATGACGAAGGCAACCAGATGAATATGTTGGCCCAATCCATCCGCGCCCGCTATCTGGAATCATACGCCATTACGGCAGAATTCCCCGCCGAAGGATATCAGGGCTCTTACATAAAGGATATAGCCGCGGCGATTAAAGAAAAATACGGCACTCGCTTCATCAAAAAAGAATCTTTGGAATTTTTTAAGGATTTTGGTTGTAAATGGCTTTTGGCTGACATAAAAGATGACCTTGGAAAATTTAACGTAAAGTTTGACGTGTGGTATAGCCAAAAGAAACTGGGCCAGTCCAACAGGATAAAGAACGCGATAAATTTTTTGTCCAAAAAATGCCTTATCTACGAAAAAGGCGGCGCGCTCTGGTTCAAATCGACAGACTTGGGTGACGATAAGGACAGAGTGATCATAAAAAGTACCGGAGAGTACACCTACCTTGCGCCTGATATAGCCTACCATGTGCATAAATTTAAGAGGGGCTTCGAGCGCCTTATTGATATTTGGGGGCCCGACCACCATGGATATATCCCCAGGATGAAGGCGGCTGTCAGGGCTATGGGTCGGAAAGACGAGTGCTTCTATCCGCTTATTATCCAGTTAAGTACTTTATATAGAAACGGAAAAGCTGTACAGATGTCCACAAGATCCGGCGAATTTATGACATTGCGCGAATTGAGGGAAGAGGCAGGATTTGACGCGACGCGCTTCTTTTTCCTTAGAAGAAAAAGGGATTCACATCTTGACTTCGACATGGAATTGGCAAAAAAACATTCCATGGATAACCCCGTATACTATATACAATATGCCCACGCGAGGATCTCGAGCCTTCTTGAGTATAAAAAGACTCTGAGATCCGCGGCCAAAGGACCTATCGACAAAGAATACCTTAAGGGCAAGGATGAGCTGGATGTCATAAAGACGCTCGGATATTTTCCGCTGATTATAGAAACATGTTCCAAGACGCTTGAGGTATTTCCACTTCTGGCGTATCTTGAAGAAGTCGCCTCTTCATTCCACAGCTATTATAATAAGCATCGGATAGTTACTGACGATCGGCGCGAAACAAGGGCGAAACTCTTTTTGTGCCTTGCTATCCAGACTGTCATTGCCAACGGGCTCAAGCTTTTAGGCGT
- the rpmA gene encoding 50S ribosomal protein L27, producing MAHKKGLGSSRNGRDSNAQRLGVKLFHGQLVTAGSIIIRQRGTKFKPGMNVGIGSDDTIFALKSGMVDFRKNRVINIIVK from the coding sequence ATGGCACATAAAAAAGGATTAGGAAGTTCGCGCAACGGCCGCGACAGCAATGCCCAGCGTCTGGGCGTAAAGCTTTTTCATGGTCAATTGGTGACGGCCGGCAGCATAATTATCAGGCAGCGCGGTACAAAATTTAAGCCCGGCATGAATGTCGGCATAGGTTCTGACGATACCATTTTTGCCCTTAAGTCAGGTATGGTGGACTTTAGGAAGAACCGCGTCATTAATATAATCGTAAAATAA
- the rplU gene encoding 50S ribosomal protein L21 gives MEYAIVEVGGNQFKVKKGDVIKAGKFTTDSKKSAKINKVLLYSDGKSVEIGSPYIKGAHIACDIIGEEKAKKVIAYKYRRRKSSKFKKGHRRKLLVLKVKDISIKGD, from the coding sequence ATGGAGTATGCTATAGTAGAAGTAGGCGGCAATCAGTTTAAAGTCAAAAAAGGCGATGTCATAAAAGCCGGCAAATTTACCACGGATTCCAAAAAATCGGCCAAGATCAATAAGGTATTGTTATACTCGGACGGAAAGAGTGTGGAGATCGGCAGCCCCTATATAAAAGGCGCACATATCGCTTGCGATATCATAGGCGAGGAGAAGGCAAAAAAAGTAATCGCCTATAAATACAGGAGGCGCAAAAGTTCGAAATTTAAGAAGGGGCACCGCAGGAAACTCTTGGTTCTTAAAGTAAAAGATATCAGCATAAAGGGAGATTAG
- a CDS encoding secretin and TonB N-terminal domain-containing protein, whose protein sequence is MKKKIIFLGVLLTFFIAINGNLHSRAEDVTGGSFLTEAPAIDAENGADAAQTGPPADTQAEPEIEASKEKSEYDMMSERIAPGNITVDFKEADIRTVLRILSEKSGVNIVASKDVAGTITIRLNNVYWEKALDIICKNYGYAFERDGNIIRVTTVENLKQEELTTEVFSLNYANAEDVAVAVAEMLSSRGKDKVKFDERTNVLIVTDIPTNLYKIRQVVDKLDKRTPQVLIEAKIIETTLVDTENLGIDWTVKLSAYGAKRPITFPFTVSGTLSYLGIPKDMWNTFMPRVEGTTDTTTTGSGGVTVTDTDSFFPIELGQFRQWSDSPFPLTEADQFTFGTLDFSQFSLVLEYLKSRRDTNVLSNPRIATLNNQEANILVGTILAIPKFERNPDTGTMEVTGYTEKDLGIKLNVIPHINASGDIVVDLRPEISDLLGFDTLDASRGLVAPRYSTREATTQIMVRDGETIMIGGLIRENTVNYKKKVPWLGDIPVLGRALFTKTEETIQKTELIIFMTVHLINSDTSDFGLVPSSALVPMPAKK, encoded by the coding sequence TTGAAGAAAAAAATAATATTTTTAGGCGTCTTACTCACATTTTTTATAGCAATAAACGGAAATTTGCATTCCCGGGCCGAGGATGTAACCGGGGGTTCGTTTCTCACAGAGGCTCCCGCAATTGACGCAGAGAATGGCGCGGATGCGGCTCAGACAGGGCCGCCGGCCGACACACAAGCGGAACCGGAGATAGAGGCCTCAAAAGAAAAGTCCGAATATGATATGATGAGCGAAAGGATAGCCCCGGGAAACATAACGGTAGATTTCAAAGAAGCGGACATACGGACGGTGCTTCGCATTCTCTCCGAAAAAAGCGGGGTGAATATAGTGGCTAGTAAAGATGTTGCGGGAACGATAACCATTCGCTTAAATAACGTATATTGGGAAAAGGCGCTTGATATTATCTGCAAGAATTACGGCTATGCCTTTGAGCGGGACGGAAATATTATCAGGGTGACGACCGTAGAAAATTTGAAGCAGGAAGAATTGACCACGGAAGTCTTTTCCCTGAATTATGCAAATGCGGAAGATGTCGCAGTGGCCGTAGCGGAGATGCTTAGCTCGCGCGGCAAGGATAAAGTAAAGTTTGACGAGAGAACGAACGTATTGATAGTGACCGACATACCTACAAACCTCTATAAAATAAGGCAGGTTGTGGATAAGCTGGATAAGAGGACGCCGCAGGTCCTGATAGAAGCCAAGATTATAGAGACGACGCTTGTTGATACTGAAAATCTCGGGATAGACTGGACCGTGAAATTGTCGGCCTACGGTGCAAAGAGGCCGATAACGTTTCCGTTTACCGTATCAGGCACATTGTCTTATTTGGGCATACCAAAAGACATGTGGAATACTTTTATGCCGAGGGTCGAAGGTACTACCGACACGACAACCACCGGTTCAGGCGGGGTCACTGTTACCGATACAGATAGTTTTTTTCCTATTGAGTTGGGACAATTTAGGCAATGGAGCGATTCGCCGTTTCCCCTTACGGAGGCGGATCAATTTACGTTCGGCACGCTTGACTTTTCGCAATTTTCGCTTGTCCTTGAATATCTGAAATCGCGCCGGGATACTAATGTTCTTTCAAATCCGCGGATTGCCACATTGAATAACCAGGAAGCAAATATACTTGTCGGCACCATATTGGCTATACCGAAGTTTGAGAGAAACCCCGACACCGGCACGATGGAAGTGACGGGTTATACCGAAAAGGATCTCGGTATCAAGCTGAACGTAATACCGCATATAAACGCTTCGGGCGATATAGTGGTGGATCTCAGGCCTGAGATCTCTGATTTGCTCGGGTTTGATACGCTTGACGCGTCAAGGGGGCTGGTAGCGCCTAGATATTCAACGAGGGAGGCAACGACCCAGATAATGGTCAGGGACGGCGAGACTATTATGATAGGCGGTCTTATAAGAGAAAACACGGTCAATTACAAGAAGAAGGTTCCCTGGTTGGGAGACATACCCGTCCTGGGAAGGGCGCTGTTTACAAAGACGGAAGAAACCATTCAGAAGACGGAGCTGATCATATTTATGACTGTTCATCTAATAAATAGCGATACGTCCGATTTTGGCCTGGTTCCTTCTTCGGCTCTTGTTCCGATGCCCGCTAAGAAGTGA
- a CDS encoding type 4a pilus biogenesis protein PilO: MDMDFLKKAKKNEILALTGLICAGILVGYFLLFLNPMLSKLFDVSRKVAKLQSDLSIAELSIDSMPKMKKEIADLKNKALSYINKLPKEEELPALLESLSMMAQGADVKITKIVPIKDTEVVKDAKTPKASIYEEKGILVHAQCGYHQLGTFIAQLENAERFMDISDITIESIRTTPKRHNVQLIVKTFVLKDKTK, from the coding sequence ATGGACATGGATTTTTTGAAAAAAGCAAAGAAGAACGAAATATTAGCCCTTACCGGATTAATATGCGCCGGCATACTCGTGGGCTATTTTCTGCTTTTCTTGAATCCGATGCTGTCAAAGTTATTTGACGTTTCGCGCAAAGTCGCCAAGCTGCAAAGCGATCTTTCCATCGCGGAACTATCTATAGACAGCATGCCTAAGATGAAAAAAGAGATAGCCGACCTAAAAAATAAGGCGTTAAGCTATATTAATAAACTTCCAAAAGAAGAGGAGCTGCCGGCGCTTCTGGAAAGCCTTTCTATGATGGCTCAGGGTGCGGATGTCAAGATAACGAAAATAGTGCCCATAAAAGATACAGAAGTTGTAAAAGACGCCAAAACTCCCAAGGCCAGTATATATGAGGAAAAGGGCATACTGGTACATGCGCAGTGCGGATACCACCAGTTAGGTACGTTTATCGCGCAGCTTGAAAATGCCGAGCGGTTTATGGATATATCCGACATCACTATAGAGAGTATTAGGACCACGCCTAAACGGCATAATGTCCAGCTTATAGTCAAGACGTTTGTCTTAAAGGATAAAACCAAATGA
- the proB gene encoding glutamate 5-kinase → MENNKKKDHICVVKIGSSVLAKDSGGIDEDRIKDIAEQVGAVRKKGLAVILVSSGAIAAGIKILKLGARPESLPDVQACAAIGQAEMMKKYDEAFRRVDLLVAQVLLTQDDINDRERYLNARNTLFALLAQDIVIPIINENDTVSTEEIKFGDNDRLSSLVASLIGADKLIIMSDVDGLYKIDRKDKTKKSVMRRVDAITDEIESLVIDEASKFGVGGMASKLQAAKIVTNAGIECVILNGKKKNILLDYFSGEEVGTVFVSKQPRIGARKRWIAYSLKPAGTVKVDNGAKEVLIKKNRSLLASGIIGTSGKFGAGDAVGITDEHNTEFARGIANYSSSDINKIMGTNTKDIEKILGYKYKDEVIHRDDLVILEKV, encoded by the coding sequence ATGGAAAACAACAAAAAGAAAGATCATATTTGTGTCGTAAAGATAGGGAGCTCTGTTTTGGCAAAAGATTCGGGCGGTATTGATGAAGACCGCATCAAGGATATAGCCGAACAGGTAGGAGCCGTACGCAAAAAAGGCCTTGCCGTAATATTAGTATCTTCGGGGGCTATAGCCGCTGGTATAAAGATCCTTAAGCTCGGCGCGCGCCCCGAGTCATTGCCGGATGTGCAGGCGTGCGCCGCAATAGGCCAGGCGGAAATGATGAAAAAATATGACGAGGCTTTTAGGCGAGTCGACCTTCTCGTTGCGCAGGTACTGCTTACGCAGGACGACATAAACGATAGAGAGCGCTATCTCAACGCCAGAAATACGCTGTTCGCATTATTGGCGCAGGATATTGTTATCCCTATAATAAACGAAAATGACACTGTATCGACGGAAGAGATAAAATTCGGCGATAATGACCGCCTTTCAAGCCTTGTAGCGAGCCTTATCGGAGCCGATAAACTTATAATAATGTCCGACGTAGACGGCCTTTACAAAATAGACCGGAAGGATAAGACGAAAAAGAGCGTCATGCGCAGAGTCGATGCCATAACCGATGAGATAGAGAGCCTTGTAATCGATGAGGCAAGCAAGTTTGGAGTCGGAGGTATGGCCAGCAAATTACAGGCGGCAAAAATAGTCACAAATGCCGGCATAGAATGCGTTATCTTAAACGGAAAAAAGAAAAACATACTTCTGGATTATTTTTCCGGAGAGGAAGTAGGGACAGTCTTCGTATCTAAACAGCCGAGGATAGGGGCGAGGAAGCGCTGGATAGCCTATTCACTGAAACCCGCCGGCACGGTAAAAGTGGATAATGGCGCAAAAGAAGTGCTTATAAAGAAAAATAGAAGCCTTCTTGCCTCGGGAATTATCGGGACGAGCGGAAAATTCGGCGCCGGTGACGCGGTAGGCATAACGGATGAGCATAATACGGAATTTGCCCGCGGCATCGCCAACTACTCTTCGTCGGATATTAATAAGATAATGGGGACGAACACCAAGGACATAGAGAAGATCCTGGGTTATAAATATAAGGACGAGGTTATCCATAGAGATGACCTGGTTATCTTGGAGAAAGTCTAA
- a CDS encoding Rne/Rng family ribonuclease, giving the protein MKKEIIVNATPEESRVAILNNGRIEEYYVERTSAQRLVSSVYKGKVESIMAGIGAAFVNIGLEKNGFLYVDDIIEEGAANIDILEDELDADHKKRDANLPRPKITDILKKGQEVLVQVVKEPLGTKGARLTAHVTLPGRYIVLMAHDTHKGISKKISDAKERKRLKAIIDEINLPKNIGVIVRTAAIGHTREELRREASYLYNLYRRIEKIASRKSAPALVNEEYGLVQRVARDNLAEDVSFMIIDSKVEYQKTLALLRMMSPKLRTKLKLHTAPQSIFEKFNIAGEIEKIFDARVNLPSKGYIIIQPTEGLVAIDVNSGGFSSRNPEETSYITNKEAAIEIARQLKLRDMGGIIVIDFIDMEVRDHRQSAMQIFLNALKNDKAKTKVLNFSSIGLVEMTRQRVRKSLEGASHNTCPYCGGRGTVKSLATMSIELLGLLEKKLKTERYKKVQVAINADLKEYLLQNYKKAINNVGRNARCNIILNADSHLHVEDVRVSIG; this is encoded by the coding sequence ATGAAAAAAGAGATAATAGTTAACGCTACCCCGGAAGAGAGCAGGGTAGCAATTTTAAATAACGGAAGAATAGAGGAATATTATGTTGAAAGGACCTCGGCGCAGCGCCTGGTAAGCAGCGTCTACAAAGGCAAAGTTGAATCTATAATGGCGGGTATCGGCGCAGCTTTCGTAAATATAGGGCTTGAGAAAAACGGCTTTCTTTACGTGGATGATATTATCGAAGAAGGCGCCGCAAATATAGACATCTTGGAAGACGAGCTGGACGCGGATCATAAGAAAAGGGACGCTAACCTGCCGCGCCCGAAGATAACAGATATCTTAAAAAAGGGGCAGGAAGTGCTTGTGCAGGTAGTGAAAGAGCCCTTGGGCACGAAAGGCGCCAGACTTACGGCGCATGTTACTTTACCCGGAAGGTACATCGTCCTCATGGCTCACGATACGCATAAAGGCATCTCCAAAAAGATAAGCGACGCAAAGGAAAGAAAAAGGCTCAAGGCAATAATAGATGAGATCAATCTACCGAAGAATATAGGCGTCATCGTAAGGACTGCCGCGATAGGCCACACGAGGGAAGAATTGCGCCGGGAAGCGAGCTATCTTTACAATCTATATAGGCGCATAGAGAAAATCGCCTCGAGAAAATCGGCGCCGGCCCTGGTCAACGAGGAATACGGGCTTGTGCAGCGCGTGGCGCGGGACAACCTTGCCGAAGACGTAAGTTTCATGATCATAGATTCAAAAGTGGAATACCAAAAGACTTTAGCGCTTTTAAGGATGATGTCGCCAAAACTAAGGACAAAGCTGAAACTGCATACAGCTCCGCAGTCGATATTTGAAAAATTCAATATAGCCGGCGAAATAGAAAAAATATTCGATGCGAGAGTCAATCTTCCGTCAAAGGGATACATAATAATACAGCCGACCGAAGGGCTTGTCGCCATAGATGTGAATAGCGGCGGATTCTCAAGCCGCAACCCCGAAGAGACCTCCTACATAACAAACAAAGAGGCGGCTATCGAGATCGCAAGGCAGTTGAAGTTGAGGGATATGGGCGGCATAATAGTTATAGACTTCATAGACATGGAAGTGAGAGATCACCGGCAGTCAGCTATGCAGATTTTTCTTAACGCGCTTAAAAATGACAAGGCAAAGACAAAGGTACTCAATTTCTCAAGTATCGGGCTCGTGGAAATGACAAGGCAGAGAGTCAGGAAAAGCCTTGAAGGGGCGTCGCATAACACATGTCCGTACTGCGGAGGCAGAGGAACAGTAAAGTCGCTCGCGACCATGTCGATAGAATTATTAGGGCTTCTAGAGAAGAAGTTGAAGACAGAGCGTTACAAGAAGGTTCAGGTGGCTATAAACGCTGACCTCAAAGAATACCTGCTGCAAAATTATAAAAAAGCTATTAATAATGTTGGAAGAAATGCAAGATGCAATATTATTCTAAACGCCGATAGCCATCTGCATGTTGAAGATGTAAGGGTGAGTATTGGTTAG
- the obgE gene encoding GTPase ObgE: MFIDEAWIYVKAGAGGDGCRSFENMRGKRYGRPTGGNGGEGGNIVLVADNNRNTLVEFKYNKHFKASSGKHGGSNNKTGEDGGDQILRVPPGTVIRDKGTTLVLRDLKEAGEKVIIAKGGAGGKGNSVRRDATPGETGEEKELYLELKLVADIGIIGYPNAGKSTLLSKITHARPRIANFPFTTKSPILGVARVGEFSFVIADLPGLIEGAHAGRGLGDRFLRHIERTRILLHLIDMASIDGRDPNDDFVKLNNELTQHSEYLKKKNQIVVANKMDMDEAKKNLKHFKAARGKKIYQISALTGEGLEDLLKTAAKELRKLPRMAEISGY; the protein is encoded by the coding sequence ATGTTTATTGACGAGGCCTGGATATACGTAAAGGCGGGCGCGGGCGGAGACGGCTGCCGGAGCTTTGAAAATATGCGCGGCAAGCGCTACGGCCGGCCGACCGGCGGTAACGGCGGAGAAGGCGGTAATATAGTCCTGGTAGCCGATAATAATAGAAATACCCTTGTCGAGTTTAAGTATAACAAACATTTCAAGGCCTCCTCCGGTAAGCACGGCGGTTCAAACAATAAGACGGGCGAGGACGGCGGAGATCAGATTCTGCGTGTCCCTCCCGGTACTGTAATAAGAGACAAAGGAACAACTTTAGTTTTACGCGATCTTAAAGAGGCTGGCGAAAAAGTAATAATAGCAAAAGGTGGTGCCGGCGGCAAAGGTAACAGCGTAAGACGAGATGCCACCCCCGGCGAAACAGGCGAAGAGAAGGAGCTCTATTTGGAGCTTAAGCTCGTCGCCGATATCGGAATCATAGGTTATCCCAATGCCGGAAAATCGACCCTTTTATCCAAAATAACCCACGCCAGGCCCAGAATAGCAAATTTTCCGTTTACTACAAAAAGTCCGATATTGGGCGTTGCCCGTGTGGGCGAATTTAGTTTTGTCATCGCAGATCTTCCGGGACTCATAGAAGGCGCTCATGCGGGCAGGGGCCTCGGTGACAGATTTCTCCGCCATATAGAGCGGACAAGAATACTTTTGCACCTTATCGACATGGCATCGATTGACGGCAGAGATCCCAATGACGATTTCGTCAAACTGAATAACGAGCTCACCCAGCATAGTGAGTACCTGAAGAAAAAGAATCAGATAGTAGTTGCCAATAAGATGGATATGGATGAGGCAAAAAAAAATCTCAAGCACTTTAAAGCTGCCCGCGGCAAAAAGATATATCAGATATCGGCGCTTACAGGGGAAGGCCTCGAGGATCTACTGAAGACAGCTGCAAAGGAACTGCGAAAATTACCAAGGATGGCGGAAATAAGTGGGTACTAA